The DNA segment CTGATATTATAGATTTAAATATGGGTTGTCCAGTACCTAAAATAACAAAAGTAGATGCAGGAAGTAAGTTGCTTTTAGATCCAGATAAGGTTTATGAGGTAATTGCTAGATTGGTAGATGCGGTATCTAAACCTGTAACTGTAAAAATGCGTATGGGTTGGGATGATGAGCATATTTATATTATGGACAATGCAAGAAATGCAGAGCGAGCAGGGGCTAGTGCAATAGCTATTCATGGACGTACAAAGGTACAAATGTACAGTGGTAAAGCTAATTGGGATGTTATTCGTGATGTAAAAAAAGAATTGAAAATTCCAGTAATTGGGAACGGAGATGTTACCACACCTGAATTAGCAAAAAAAATGTTGGATGATACAAATTGTGACGCTGTTATGATTGGGCGTGCAGCTTTGGGGAATCCTTGGATGTTATATCGCACAGTTAAATATTTGGAGACAGGTGAGTTGAGTGATGAACCTAGCCCAAGGGAAAAAATAGATGTTTGTTTATTACATTTAAGACGACTTATGGAAATAAAACCAGAGAAAGTTGCTGTTCATGAAATGAGAAAACATGCGGCATATTATATGAAGGGAATTAAAGGTGGTTCTAAAGTTAAAAAAGAATTGAACCAATTAAATAGTTATTCAGAAATGGAGAATTTATTTGGGGAATTTCTTGATTATTTAGAGAATGGAGTAGGAAAAGAAAAAAAGGAAATAATAATTTAATGTATTAAATTATTAGCTATAAAATTTAGTATATTATAATTATTTTTATACTTTATTTAATGAAAAGCATATTATAGCTATATAACAACTAAATACAGCATTTTAAAAAAATTAATTATAATCAGGTAGCAAAGCCAATACTCAAAAATTAGAGTAAAATCTAGTCAAGAGTAATTTAATGTGTTATAATTGGTTTGAAGAAATTGTCGTTAAGAGGAGGTAGAAATTTATGACTAGAAAATCAAAAGTTATAGCAACACTAGGTAACAGTACAGATAGTATTTTAGAAAAAATTGTAGATGGTG comes from the Gemella morbillorum genome and includes:
- the dusB gene encoding tRNA dihydrouridine synthase DusB, producing MFKIREVEIPNKVVLAPMAGVCNAAFRLTAKEFGAGLVCAEMVSDKAILFNNQKTMNMLYIDPRERPLSLQIFGGEIDTLVEAAKYVDKNTEADIIDLNMGCPVPKITKVDAGSKLLLDPDKVYEVIARLVDAVSKPVTVKMRMGWDDEHIYIMDNARNAERAGASAIAIHGRTKVQMYSGKANWDVIRDVKKELKIPVIGNGDVTTPELAKKMLDDTNCDAVMIGRAALGNPWMLYRTVKYLETGELSDEPSPREKIDVCLLHLRRLMEIKPEKVAVHEMRKHAAYYMKGIKGGSKVKKELNQLNSYSEMENLFGEFLDYLENGVGKEKKEIII